One Oncorhynchus masou masou isolate Uvic2021 chromosome 2, UVic_Omas_1.1, whole genome shotgun sequence genomic region harbors:
- the sult5a1 gene encoding sulfotransferase family 5A, member 1 yields MARLDVTETFHHISFPGHIHTQDSLNYACHFKFQDRDTIIATYPKSGTTWMQEIVTLVKNRGDPQLSKTVPNWARAPWLEQYYSAKVLGATQGPRIITTHLPYNLLASALQGSKAKVIYVARNPKDVVVSYYHFHKMAKFLPEPNSFDEFLDSFLEGSVSYGSWFDHVKGWTKQAEVLANVLYISYEDMWLSNDFCQDLRGSMEKISAFLQCPLVGEELTSSLRYCSFSSMRDNAMVNYTLVPQEIMDHSKGKFMRKGKIGDWRNTFTEDQICLFDTVYSYQMQDCPLTFLWKCPDGEKE; encoded by the exons atggccaGGCTGGACGTGACAGAGACCTTCCATCACATCTCATTCCCTGGGCACATTCACACCCAGGACTCCCTGAACTATGCCTGCCACTTCAAGTTCCAGGACAGGGACACCATCATCGCCACCTACCCCAAATCAG GGACTACCTGGATGCAGGAGATTGTCACCCTTGTGAAAAACAGAGGGGACCCACAACTCTCCAAAACTGTTCCCAACTGGGCCCGAGCCCCCTGGCTGGAACAGTATTACAGTGCAAAGGTGCTAGGGGCCACCCAAGGGCCCCGAATCATTACCACTCACCTGCCCTACAACCTGCTGGCCTCTGCCCTCCAGGGCTCCAAAGCTAAG GTCATCTATGTTGCCAGAAACCCCAAAGATGTTGTTGTGTCATATTACCACTTCCATAAAATGGCCAAATTCCTCCCAGAACCCAATTCATTTGATGAGTTTCTGGATAGTTTTCTGGAGGGATCAG TGAGTTATGGGTCCTGGTTCGATCATGTGAAAGGCTGGACGAAACAAGCAGAAGTCTTGGCAAATGTTCTTTATATCTCTTATGAGGATATGTGGCTG AGCAATGACTTTTGTCAGGACCTGCGAGGCTCGATGGAGAAGATCAGTGCTTTCCTGCAGTGCCCCCTAGTGGGCGAGGAGTTAACCAGCTCCTTGAGATACTGCAGCTTTAGCAGCATGAGAGACAACGCCATGGTGAACTACACCCTGGTCCCACAGGAGATCATGGACCACAGCAAAGGCAAATTCATGAGGAAAG GTAAAATCGGTGACTGGAGAAACACTTTCACAGAGGACCAGATTTGTCTATTCGACACCGTCTACAGCTACCAGATGCAAGACTGTCCTCTGACCTTTCTGTGGAAGTGTCCTGATGGGGAGAAGGAGTAG